The Deltaproteobacteria bacterium genome includes a region encoding these proteins:
- a CDS encoding prepilin-type N-terminal cleavage/methylation domain-containing protein, with protein MSRGLPVRGFTLVEVLVVIVLLGLAVALVAPALIPSRHDESPLGALVRSARDAAARRQEVLYLRIDRSGNWLLEGAASPSAGVLASGRVEAFAGTPVTLVLSPVGTCGFDLRSLATAPPIALDPLTCEIRTP; from the coding sequence ATGAGTCGCGGGTTGCCCGTGCGCGGGTTCACGTTGGTCGAAGTGCTGGTGGTGATTGTGCTTCTGGGACTGGCCGTGGCGCTCGTGGCGCCCGCGCTTATCCCCTCGCGACACGACGAGTCGCCCCTGGGCGCCCTCGTTCGGAGCGCTCGTGACGCCGCCGCGCGGCGCCAGGAAGTGTTGTACCTGCGGATCGATCGGTCGGGCAATTGGCTCCTCGAGGGCGCGGCGTCACCGAGTGCGGGGGTGCTCGCGAGCGGCCGCGTCGAGGCGTTTGCGGGTACGCCCGTGACGCTCGTGCTCTCGCCGGTCGGCACGTGCGGGTTCGACCTACGGAGCCTCGCCACCGCTCCTCCGATCGCGCTCGATCCACTCACGTGCGAGATCCGGACGCCGTGA
- a CDS encoding serine/threonine protein kinase, producing MADLSERVRASLAGRYTIERELGRGGMATVYLTRDLKHDRPVALKVLRPELAAVLGAERFLREIRLTAQLQHPHILTLIDSGAADGFLYYVMPYVEGESLRQRLEREGQLPLDEALRITRAIASALDFAHARGVIHRDIKPENIMLHQGERMVADFGIASRGWKNEETLLGLTSAPTPRRRRRRHSLTPQLSVRLRLQLVRTAGLLTPV from the coding sequence ATGGCCGACCTCTCAGAGCGCGTGCGGGCGTCCCTTGCGGGCCGTTACACGATCGAGCGCGAGCTCGGCCGCGGTGGGATGGCCACGGTGTACCTCACCCGCGACCTGAAGCACGACCGCCCCGTCGCGCTCAAGGTGCTGCGCCCCGAGCTTGCCGCCGTGCTCGGCGCCGAGCGGTTCCTACGCGAGATCCGCCTCACAGCCCAACTTCAGCACCCGCACATTCTGACACTCATCGATTCGGGCGCGGCGGATGGCTTCCTTTATTATGTGATGCCGTACGTCGAGGGCGAGAGCCTGCGCCAACGCCTGGAGCGGGAAGGCCAGCTGCCACTCGATGAGGCGCTGCGCATTACCCGGGCGATCGCCTCGGCCCTCGACTTCGCCCACGCGCGCGGCGTGATCCATCGGGATATCAAGCCCGAGAATATCATGCTGCACCAGGGCGAGCGGATGGTGGCGGACTTTGGGATCGCAAGCCGGGGCTGGAAGAACGAGGAGACCCTGTTAGGTCTTACCAGCGCTCCGACGCCGAGACGGCGCAGACGCAGACACAGCCTCACACCGCAACTCAGTGTAAGGCTTCGTCTTCAGTTAGTCAGGACGGCGGGATTGTTGACACCAGTCTGA